The Watersipora subatra chromosome 1, tzWatSuba1.1, whole genome shotgun sequence genome has a window encoding:
- the LOC137404107 gene encoding dynein light chain Tctex-type 5-B-like — MADREAAKEKAAKLLKKRGSQSTINSEIRHTAHSTHVSKYHVTHSSVSNLEDKGHEDSKPQQKYENTYQLTASKKFPGAMIKNILKDVLESYLVDHTYDPEICRQMTKTLSEVVKARVKELQIPRFKVITLITIGSSNDQGMTVGSRCLWDASVDMFSSFEYKNKHLFAVGTVYGVYAE, encoded by the exons ATGGCTGACCGAGAAGCGGCAAAAGAGAAGGCCGCAAAGTTGCTGAAAAAGAGAGGAAGTCAATCTACGATTAACAGTGAAATTCGACATACTGCCCATTCGACACATGTTAGCAAGTACCATGT TACTCACAGCAGTGTCTCAAACTTAGAGGATAAAGGGCATGAGGATTCAAAACCCCAGCAAAAGTATGAAAACACCTACCAACTGACAGCTTCAAAAAAGTTTCCCGGAGCAATGATCAAGAATATTCTCAAAGATGTCCTCGAAAGCTACTTAGTTGATCATACATACGATCCTGAGATATGTCGTCAGATGACCAAAACACTTTCAGAG GTAGTGAAAGCCAGAGTTAAAGAACTACAGATACCCAGGTTCAAAGTAATCACTTTGATTACCATTGGCTCAAGCAATGACCAAGGTATGACAGTTGGAAGCAGATGTCTCTGGGATGCAAGTGTCGATATGTTCTCCAGCTTTGAATACAAAAACAAGCACCTGTTTGCAGTTGGCACAGTTTATGGGGtttatgctgaataa